The genomic window GTGTACCACAAAGACGTGAACGagtaattatttaaaaaaaaaaaaaagaaagaaaaaaagaaaaagaatgccaAGATTCATCCTTATCCCATGGCtacatacgtgcatgtgtgtgtattactgcTGCAACAAAGTGGCTGTTATGATCGGAGACCAAGAAGAATTGCCACCAAAGAAAAACAGGCTGTAGAAAGTCCtatgggggttaaaaaaaaacaaaaaacaaaacaaaacaaaaaaacaccgtggATTATTCTTTCATAGTGGGTGGGGCGGTGTGGGGTTCTACCTACTTAGTTCCTCTTCAGCGCCACGCTCTGAGCGCAATGTGGAGGGTGCCGCTTGTTCcctgtcacgacccccctagggaagaggtcgagaactattttaaaacctaacgcccaacccaattcacccgacaacacaaacacacaatacagacatttctcgtccacacaaaatttattctcttccgctctgtctatcccactcacgcaaccttacccacacagcctatacttgcaaaaaacaacaacaaaacaaccatatactataacttcaacaaaaaaaacacgaacagaagtcgtatacaaaactacggattctcccaaatgtaatcgaaagcaattttacacacacacactcaagaagcaaatcacccccccaaaccaggactggtacacagatgctttagtctttgacgggttcaggaagttttcctcttaagaggaaaacaacaacaaaaacaaaaaaactgacacacggcccagacaaacttcggcgggttcgacccaaggcacaagcccccggtcaaaaggcctaggtgccaggactcggcatacaatgccaagcaatggaccaggctgcaagtcaaaaggcccggaacacaggacaccagtcacagggcaggaaggggcgaagacccaggacagcagtcacagggcaggaggggacgaacacccaggacaccagtcacagggcagaaaggggacgaacacccaggacaccagtcacagggcaggaaggggcgaagacctgggtcaccagacgaaaggcccgggacacacagcacacggcgagagctggaacattacggaatgttccccccgtactgagcaatactaattctaacgatataattaacaaaaaacaaatgtacagcacattcaaaatgaaaacctggaatataattccattgacaagacgaattataggagtaatatacggcactcgcactctctacacctatcatacagagccaacgcccaattttacccaacagtgaactaaggtaaaatcgtatcattttaaaactcaataacaataaaattggcaaaaatattagccgacacaagaaaaagtacatattcactcggtggtagcacacgagtaattaacgaaatagattgtgtcaaaacctaacgtacagctttcttgtcgaacatctttacacacctacatccctgacagaagtacaaccaagctaaatagacaagtggcttcttacctgccacaggtggcgtacactaacgaccaccacaaagacacgacgacgacgaagacagacgaagaaacaccgaagtggctcccatggaggacagccggtcctcacttcgtatggtgcctagatgtcggggtagctaccccaccaacaacaggaacgacccgtacactacggcagtcgggctgcaaaagccccgaatattgttgctgcccaacaatatttcatattcgctcaggtgagcgagtaatatgcatgcacgtggttcgtgcgcaaatcaagacttctgcccgaactgaaggatgggagaaggagggaaagtgaaagaagaggggggagaaaaacgaagacgggccacacgccctaactgtcgtcacaagttgtgacaataccccccattcaagttcaaacttcacgtttggaacttaaacacaccgtcacaacgactgacggacagacagacacacgtgacaaCTCTCGCCTTGCACTTCCGCATTCCCGAACGTCTATTAGTGGTCAAGGAcagttaccaaaacaaaacagtttgtccagaccaacgaaacaagagaagagaaatttATACGAAAGCTATCTTAACTTTACAGCTAGTAAGGATACGCGGAAGCGTGTGCTTCCTAATTTAAGAGTAGAATATAGAGGTATGTGCAGAAGTCAAATGGGACTGCGCATACTCTTCTTTGATTAACACTGCCGAAATCACTTTTCGGGAAATGCCGATTCTTGCTCCGGCAGACGACTGAGATAGTCGGctccaacattttcttttccagggatagcttgcactgtgaaggagaaaggctggagctgcagcgcccaccgtgtcagtctgccgctgaccgttcTTGCTCTATCCAGGTATTGCAGGGGGGCATGATCGGTCTGGACGACGAATGGTTTGCCGTACAGGTATGGCTCGAACTTTTGTATGCCCCACACGAGCGCCAAGCATTCTCTCTCGATCGTGGGATAGTTCCTCTCGGCAGCATTAAGCTTTTTGCTGGCACACGCCACTGGCTGTGGGCCCATCCCATGATCTTGGAGCAGTAGGGCCCCCAGTCCCACTGCTGAGGCATCTGTTCTCAGCACAAAGGGCTTGGACAGGTCTGGTAGGAGACAGACGGGCCGACTACAGAGAACTTGTTTTAGCTGCAGAAAAGCCCTCTCACAGCTCTCATCCCACTTCACGTGGGCAGGCTCCTTGCCCTTCGTTCTGTCCGTTAACGGCAGGGCAATCTCTGCGAATTGTGGGACAAATCGTCTATAGTAGCCCACCAGGCCAAGGAAGCCTCTGAGCTGACGCTTAGTTTGTGGACGTGTAGCGTTATGAATTTTCTCCATTTTTTCATCGTCCGGCCATATCTTGCTGTCGCCAACGTGGTGACCAAGATAGTCCAGTTCCTTGTGTCCGAGATAGCACTTGGCTGGCCGAGCAGTGAGGCTGCACTCACGCAGGCGGtgaaacactgcacgcaggagtgGCAAGTGACTGGCCTCGTCGACAGAGGCGATGATCATGTCATCCATGAAGTTGTCCACCTCTGGCAGGCCCAGAGGTAGAATCAACTTCCTCATCATGCGGGAAAACACTGCACCCGCTGTTTTCAGCCCAAATGGCATCACACGCCACTGGAAGTGACCTTGTGGGGTTGAGAATGCGGTCTTCGGACGGTCGGCTTCCTCCATTGGGATTTGCCAATAGCCTTTGGATAAGTCCAATTTGGAAAATACCCTTTTCCCGGCTAACTTGGCGAACAATGCCTCCACGTCTGGCATGGGTTCTGCGTCAAACGTGGTCACCTTGTTGACACGACGGAAGTCAACACAAAACCTCACTTTGCCATCCCTTTTCTTTACGAGTACAATTGGGGAAGAGTAAGGAGATGAGGAAGGTTCGATCACTCCCATCTTCAACATCTGATCGACTTCCTCTTGGATCACCTCACGCTGAGAGTATGGCAGTGGGTACTGTTTGGTTCTGAGGGGTGTGTCAGAATTCAGTTGGAGTGAACAAGTCTCCAAGTTTGTACGACCTGGCAGATCGGTGAGTACGTCTCCAAACTCTCTCACAAGCTTGAGGACAGCCTCTTTCAGTGAAGGATTGGTTGGGTCAACCACAACATCCTCAGGCCCCTCGGACGCCTCGAGGGGTATAAGAGGGATATCTCGCTCCACAGTACGAGTCTCCTCCCAGATCTCACCGTCATCGACCACTGCTATAGCTAGAGACATCTGGGGAATGCGTTCAACATACTGTTTTAGTAGGTTGGCATGATACAGTTTTTCTTTGGTACCAACCCGAACACAGTAGTCAGCCAGTCCTACACGTCGCAGGACAGTGTATGGACCTTGCCATTCCAACTCTAGTTTGTTGTGTTTGGAAGGACGGAGGAGCAGAACCCTGCTACCCTCAGCGAACTCTCGTCGCTTGGCCTTGGCATCAAAGTGCCTCTTGTATCTTCTGGCAGCCTTTTCGAGATTCTGCTGCGCCAGAGTGCATGACTCAGCTATCTTGTTACGCAGATCGACCACGTATTCAGCTGCTGTCTGAACCTCCGACCTCTCGGGATGAAGCCAGTGTTCCCTGAGGATTTGCATGGGACCGCGAACAGTCCTGCCATAGAGCAGCTCAAAGGGAGAGTAGCCCGTGCTCTCCTGTGGGACTTCCCTGTATGCGAATAGTAAAGCCGGGATCCATCTATCCCAGGCTCGAGGCCTTTCGTGTGACAGCCTGCGCAACATGGTTTTCAATGTCGCGTTGAAGCGCTCGACAAGGCCATTACACTGGGCATGGTAAGGAGTGGTGGTCAGGCCTCGGACAGACAGAAGGCGATAAACTTCTTGCATCACCTGACTGGTGAACTGTGTCCCTCGGTCAGTAAGGACCTCGGAAGGAATACCCGTGCGTGTCCACATGTTGAAGAGAGCCTCTGCCACAGACTCAGATGTAATATCTTTGAGCGGAACAGCCTCTGGGTATCTGGTCGCATAATCGACCATGGTCAGAATGTATCTGCAACCAGACTCGGAAGCAGGAGCTATTGGACCAACAATGTCCACTGCCACTCGGCTGAAGGGTTCAGTCATCAGAGGCATTTTAACTAAAGGCACTCTGGGAACCCGCCCTTTTGGTACAGTTTTTTGGCACCTGTCGCAGGAAAGAACGAAGCGTTTGATGTCCCCGCACATACCTGgccaatagaaatgaggaaatattctctgttgcgtccgcctaaaccccaaatgaccagacattggagcctcatggcccaggcgtagcactgtggaacgcaaaggcttcggtacacagatctgggtcgcctggcctctgtgatctttaaactgccgcatcagcaccccatgctttttaaaataagagacctcgcctgaaggggttttctgtaaaaggcctgaaccagccctatcacgtgcctgatgaaaatcaggatcgtcattttgctggtgctgtaagtcttcccgtgacacatggatctgaatatccttgacgggcaggggaggcaagggtttggcatttgctgcagcctgggctctagtttgaacggcgcccacaaggctgggatcagcatagacgggcacgaccattgaagagccgtcccctctccaggcacaattcccaatgagaacctcctcaacaggagactccatgacagccacgtccaaaacaccctgtatgaacggggactgaaagtccaccctggcgatgggcagaactgaggagcaccttgactctgccaacaccacgcgaactgtggccccagtaaaacagtcaggtcttacgagtcgcctggctacaacaatcaactgggctcccgtgtcgcgtaaagcttgcactgtgtggccattgACAGAAACCTCGCAGCGAGGCGAGTACTGTTTAGAAGCACAAGACGTGCAAAGCGTCGGGGTCATTGCATTAACACCCTGTACAGGTGAGACATGAGCAATGAGTGAGACCCTCTTGGGTTGCCGGCACTCTTTGGCCAAGTGACCTGGCTTCCCGCAGTTGAAGCAGGCAGGTATTCTTTTAAAGTCTCTTCCCTTTACGTTGTTTAGAGCTGAATCCCCTGACCCATGTGGAGGTCCTTTTTTCTCCGCGCCCAGATTGAAACTGCGGTCGGAAACCCTACTACCTTTTTTGGAAACTCGAAATTCAGCTTCCGCCATGCGACCTGCTCTCCGAGCATTGACAATTTTAGTAGTGATATGGGCAACGTCCTCAACTCTGTTGGGTTCCTCACGCCGAACTTCAGTGACGAGATCGGGATTGAGTGTGGTCAAGAACTGCTCCTGAAGGACCAGATCTTTAATGTCCTCTGCATCAGATTCATCCCGTCCAGCGGCCACACACCACCGGGAGAAACAAACCTTCAGCCTGCCCAGAAACTGATCAAACGTCTCTTCCGCTAATTTCCGCATTGAACGGAACCGTTTGCGGTAGGAATCTGCATCCAGACGGAATTCGTAAAGCAGAGCCGCTTTTAAGATGTCATAATCGTGTAGTTGTTCCGGTTGTAACCGTAGGCAGGCGTCTCTCGCCCGACCCTGCAAAAGGGCCACCAGGCGGGCTGCCCAGGAGCTACGCTTCCACTTATTTAATCCCGCCACTCTCTCAAAGTGGTTAAGGAAGCTATCGAAATCGTCTTTCTCATCATACGGCACAAGCGGAAACTGATGAGCCGTGTGAGCTTCTAGCTCTTCCTGGCgcagttccattttcctctcgaatctacgtctttcctcctcatcttttttcttcctatactcttcttcttttctatccttccattgtctgtactttctctcttcatccctagcctgacgctcttcctccctagcctgacgctcttcctccctggctactgcatcaaccacaaaccgggccaacgcctctccagacaaacctaagtcagtgcccaacaccctgaactttgagtacatgtcctgagaaggtacggaattagactcattcttcaagccttcatcgaaagcaccttcaggattagcctccttcaggtggccctgaatccatccggacaattcagtctttttttcagcactcagagaaggtgtactgccttctgccctgaccccccgtgaccacgaactaggagtagaggccgcagaagtttttcgtgttacaggcatgttttcttaattcacaatgtgcaacaactacacaaaacttgaattaagattaagtctctaagtcactaactccaggtccccacttcactcaaccgcccaacagtaagaacctaacaatctaacaaccttaatcacccccacaaaagctaaccaaaacgaaatgcctgcaacataaaacgtagacgaacaagacgatcacaccctaccccccaacccgtgttacattccctagaacttgctaccccgcatctccaccattgtcacgacccccctagggaagaggtcgagaactattttaaaacctaacgcccaacccaattcacccgacaacacaaacacacaatacagatatttctcgtccacacaaaatttattctcttccgctctgtctatcccactcacgcaaccttacccacacagcctatacttgcaaaaaaacaacaacaaaacaaccatatactataacttcaacaaaaaaaacacgaacagaagtcgtatacaaaactacggattctcccaaatgtaatcgaaagcaattttacacacacacactcaaggagaagcaaatcacccccccaaaccaggactggtacacagatgctttagtctttgacgggttcaggaagttttcctcttaagaggaaaacaacaacaaaaacaaaaaaactgacacacggcccagacaaacttcggcgggttcgacccaaggcacaagcccccggtcaaaaggcctaggtgccaggactcggcatacaatgccaagcaatggaccaggctgcaagtcaaaaggcccggaacacaggacaccagtcacagggcaggaaggggcgaagacccaggacagcagtcacagggcaggaggggacgaacacccaggacaccagtcacagggcagaaaggggacgaacacccaggacaccagtcacagggcaggaaggggcgaagacctgggtcaccagacgaaaggcccgggacacacagcacacagcgagagctggaacattacggaatgttccccccgtactgagcaatactaattctaacgatataattaacaaaaaacaaatgtacagcacattcaaaatgaaaacctggaatataattccattgacaagacgaattataggagtaatatacggcactcgcactctctacacctatcatacagagccaacgcccaattttacccaacagtgaactaaggtaaaatcgtatcattttaaaactcaataacaataaaattggcaaaaatattagccgacacaagaaaaagtacatattcactcggtggtagcacacgagtaattaacgaaatagattgtgtcaaaacctaacgtacagctttcttgtcgaacatctttacacacctacatccctgacagaagtacaaccaagctaaatagacaagtggcttcttacctgccacaggtggcgtacactaacgaccaccacaaagacacgacgacgacgaagacagacgaagaaacaccgaagtggctcccatggaggacagccggtcctcacttcgtatggtgcctagatgtcggggtagctaccccaccaacaacaggaacgacccgtacactacggcagtcgggctgcaaaagccccgaatattgttgctgcccaacaatatttcatattcgctcaggtgagcgagtaatatgcatgcacgtggttcgtgcgcaaatcaagacttctgcccgaactgaaggatgggagaaggagggaaagtgaaagaagaggggggagaaaaacgaagacgggccacacgccctaactgtcgtcacaagttgtgacattCCCCTACACCGGTTCACGCAAAGCGTTATGTTTCTGATTTATAACAAACCCATTACACGGTAAACGAATGAAATGgagaaagcaaataatgaaacaaaacatagttccttctttgaagaaaaaaaatgatagtaaccaacaggctaccaaacacataataactccgttcattcatctgtcAATGCACTATGCAGCATATTTTACCACTGGCCACAGGAGAAaattgttaactctttccatacgaacggcgaaagagacgacgttgacagcgtttcaccccaattaccatcatcaaaatattgcaagcggaaggctcttatactgaagacgtgaatgttgacaaagaataccacaattctgacgacggaagctaaaggttgggtcattcagacacccactggacatccgaggggtgtgtgtagaggagaagagaggactggccgtactgaatgagttaacaaACCTGACCACATACTTaagcttgttgtgctttttgcctaatcttcatagcttctgatataaattttgctgACGAGATTACCACCTCGTAATTTTCTGTTGTTAACTTTCTAAATatatccttgagagagagagagagagagagagagagagagagagagagacagagacagagagagacagacagagagagagaacgtgagtgAGTTCAGAACATGAACTGATCACGTGTTTTACGTTTATTTTATGTGTGCAAtgatcattaacacacacacacacacacacacacacacacagaagccactGGATGCCCAAAGCCACAGGACAATGATTGTTTTGGAGAAGCATTCGGATGAATGGCACAGGAACATCACCATCTATATAATATGACTGTATATTTGAGTtcactttcctcttctttttgacctgtttcttcttcttcttcttttcctttgctaTTTACAATTCTCCTCTTCCCAAACTCttctccactcccaccacccattCCTGTCCaccgtctctctcagtctctctctctctctatctctctctctgtctctctctctctcgttttcttgtTTACCAGAGCTGGCACCCACATTAGCGTTTTTTGGTTTCTGAAGATGCGTGGAGGCACGTTTTATGCGTGAGTGGCAGCCTTGTGTCGAGTTTCGCTATCACAAGATGGAGATGGGTTTATCTCGGAggagtttccttttttttgttgttgttgtcgatgttgttgttgttgttgtttgtttttcattcattttgctgttactgttgttgctttttttggaaaacaaaaaaagaagaaaaatgtccgACGCTTCCTGAATGtctgctctatctctgtctgtatctgtttcggCTGGATCTGTCTTCTCCTTGCTTGTCTGCATGTCagtcagtgactctctctctctctctctccttctttctctctccctccctccccctttctctttctttctctctatctatccctccctccccctttctctctctttctctctccctcccccccctctctctccctccctccccctctctctctccctccctcctctctctctttctttctctctccctctctgcccctttctctctctttctctctccctcccccctctctctctccctccctcctctctctctttctttctctctccctctctgcccctttctctctctttctccctccctccccccctctctctttctttctctctccctctctccccctttctctctctttctctctccctcccccctctctctttctctatccctctctgcccctttctctctctttctttctccctctcccctctatctctctttctttctctctccctctctgcccctttctctctctttctttctccctccctcccccctctctctttctttctctctccctctctgcccctttctctttctttctttctccctccctccccctctctctttctttctctctccacctccccctctctttctttctttctctctccctcccctctctctctttctctctctctctctctctctctctcgctgtccccctctctcccttccactccttTCTTTGTTCGGTATGGGGCCAAAGTCATAAGTAAAGCATTCGTATTTGCTTACTGCTTTTGTTGTACGTacgtacgcatgtatgtatgtatgtgtgtatgtatgtatgtaggcaggcaggcaggtaggtacgtaggtaggtgtgtgtgtgtgtgtgtgtgtgtgtgtgtgtgtgtgtgtgtgtgtgtgtgtgtgtgtgtgtgcgtgtgtgtgtgtgtgtgcgtgcgtgtgcgtgtgtctatttgAGTGAGTGAACGAGAGTGTTTATATGTCCGTCTAACTgtacctccctctttctctccactgtaCGCGTGGATGTTTGTGTAGGATCGAGGGGGCAGTctgggttgtggttgtgtgtgtgtgtgtgtgtgtgtgtgtgtgtgtgcgcgcgcgcgcacgcgtgtgtgtgcgcatttgtgtgtgagagagtgagtgaaagagagagaggtagggagggacggagagacagggagagatagagagggagagacagcgggagagaaagagaggagagagagagagagacagagagagagagagagggagggagggagagagagagacgcacacacatacacattcaaaggagggggaaagagagagaatgtcaaaGGCGCTGTCATTCTGAATTTCCTACACGCTTCGTCTCAATAAACCACTCTGTGCACGTTTATGTTTTGTCCATACCTAGCACTGCAGGTCCACTGGAATGTCCGAgtgtacccctccaccccccccccccccccccacacacacacaccctccctcctcccgccccccactgTTCGCGCGTGTGTGGCCTGCCCATCCCGCGTGACGACCACCCAGAAACAGCTTCACAGACCCGGGGTGTGCACACACCCTGCCGTCATCTGTCCGTCCGATATGGACACTCGCCAACATGCTGTAGGACAGGTCAGGCTCTTCCGCTTCGCTTCCTCCTCATATCTCCAATCGTCTccagtctctctttgtttcaagtccattgaggcttctggtccacagtgtCTTTCtcatctcattcatccttacataccctcacgccaactccgctcttcttctgacacccgtatgcttaggacctcccccccccccccccccccccccccccccccccctgctcgaaccaaaacgtatggccaacgcagtttttcataccaagacCCCTTTCTTTGGactcaacttcctcagcctctccgtcactcatcttcgctgcaatctttcaaatccagtctgaagacccaccttttcccctcctgattaattctcaacaacTCATCCCTTTTCAgtgtgaactaaaatgactatttgtgagtgagtgagttttgatagtttcagaatttgttggtagtatttttgattgtgtacaatttacaattgtgtgctatgacttgtgtgtgtgtgcgtgcgcgtgtgcttgtgtgtactgtgtatgtgtgtgtgtgggaggggggaaggggggaaggggggaaggggggcggcggtgggggtggggggctagggagggatgaatagttttcaatgatgttgggtatcttgtgttcaatttttcctttttgatatttacatatttattctatttgtaaacgcctagggcttattttcaagatttggcgtaaatgctcataataataataataataataagaagaagaagaagaagaagaagaaaaagaagaagaatgataataatgtttcAAATATTAGATAATGCTCGCCTAAAATGATTTGGATGATTACAAGCAGTTATGAAATCTAGTTAACGTTCCCTCCAATCCCATCCTTTTCTCCCGCTGTCTAAATGAATACGCCAGTGTTCTgtttccattattttttttttcagcacgtGTAACCCCAAGCAAACCCGAAATAAAACACTTTAAAAATGTAACGCAGTTAATctacgaaaacaacaaacaaacaaaacaaccgacGAAACATATATCCGAACGGCACAAGTTAACGAAGAAGGTGGACAAAGGAGGTCATTCCCAAAGACACTGCAGAATGCTGAAGACTGGGAGCTCCTCACGTTTGTCGTCCACTTGATCAAAGAGTAGTTTCCCTCTAACTTTCACCAGCTTTATGTAGCTGTGTACCCTatctgaagcagtatctgaagctaagcgcttggctacatcaactcactcagtacggccagtcctctcttctcctctacacagacccctcggatgtccagtgggtgtctgaatgacccaacctttagcttccgtcgtcagaattgtggtattctttgtcaacattcacctcttcagtataaaagccttccccttgcaatatttttatgatggtaattggggtgaaacgctgttaacctcgattctttcgccgtgcgaatggagagagttaacgaagaAGGTGGATAAAGGAGGTCATCCCAAAGACACTGCAGAATGCTGAAGACTGGGAGCTCCTCACGTTTGTCGTCCACTTGATCAAAGAGTAGTTTTCCTCTAACTTACACCAGCTTTATGTAGCTGTGTACCCTatctgaagcagtatctgaaattaagcgcttggctacatcaactcactcagtacggccagtcctctcttctcctctacacagacccctcggatgtccagtgggtgtctgaatgacccaacctttagcttccgtcgtcagaattgtggtattctttgtcaacattcacctcttcagtataaaagccttccccttgcaatattttgatgatggtaattggggtgaaacgctgttaacctcgattctttcgccgtgcgaatggagagagttaacgaagaAGGTGGACAAAGGAGGTCATTCCCAAAGACACTGCAGAATGCTGAAGACTGGGAGCTCCTCACGTTTGTCGTCCACTTGATCAAAGAGTAGTTTCCCTCTAACTTTCACCAGCTTTATGTAGCTGTGTACCCTatctgaagcagtatctgaagctaagcgcttggctacattaaaaaacaaaacaaacaacaacaacaaaagaaacaaacaaaaaatcttaaactaaaaaaaaaaatgtatgtgtgtgtgtgtgtcattgattttACTACAGCTGGACAATACTAGACCATCATGTCTGGGTTTTCATCAGCTTTCATTTGTGGGAGACAGCCACTCAGAATGACTGGTTTTAGATTACGTTAAACGAGCAAATGAAACATATCTGATGCTTGCAAA from Babylonia areolata isolate BAREFJ2019XMU chromosome 1, ASM4173473v1, whole genome shotgun sequence includes these protein-coding regions:
- the LOC143293089 gene encoding uncharacterized protein LOC143293089, which translates into the protein MELRQEELEAHTAHQFPLVPYDEKDDFDSFLNHFERVAGLNKWKRSSWAARLVALLQGRARDACLRLQPEQLHDYDILKAALLYEFRLDADSYRKRFRSMRKLAEETFDQFLGRLKVCFSRWCVAAGRDESDAEDIKDLVLQEQFLTTLNPDLVTEVRREEPNRVEDVAHITTKIVNARRAGRMAEAEFRVSKKGSRVSDRSFNLGAEKKGPPHGRVAVDIVGPIAPASESGCRYILTMVDYATRYPEAVPLKDITSESVAEALFNMWTRTGIPSEVLTDRGTQFTSQVMQEVYRLLSVRGLTTTPYHAQCNGLVERFNATLKTMLRRLSHERPRAWDRWIPALLFAYREVPQESTGYSPFELLYGRTVRGPMQILREHWLHPERSEVQTAAEYVVDLRNKIAESCTLAQQNLEKAARRYKRHFDAKAKRREFAEGSRVLLLRPSKHNKLELEWQGPYTVLRRVGLADYCVRVGTKEKLYHANLLKQYVERIPQMSLAIAVVDDGEIWEETRTVERDIPLIPLEASEGPEDVVVDPTNPSLKEAVLKLVREFGDVLTDLPGRTNLETCSLQLNSDTPLRTKQYPLPYSQREVIQEEVDQMLKMGVIEPSSSPYSSPIVLVKKRDGKVRFCVDFRRVNKVTTFDAEPMPDVEALFAKLAGKRVFSKLDLSKGYWQIPMEEADRPKTAFSTPQGHFQWRVMPFGLKTAGAVFSRMMRKLILPLGLPEVDNFMDDMIIASVDEASHLPLLRAVFHRLRECSLTARPAKCYLGHKELDYLGHHVGDSKIWPDDEKMEKIHNATRPQTKRQLRGFLGLVGYYRRFVPQFAEIALPLTDRTKGKEPAHVKWDESCERAFLQLKQVLCSRPVCLLPDLSKPFVLRTDASAVGLGALLLQDHGMGPQPVACASKKLNAAERNYPTIERECLALVWGIQKFEPYLYGKPFVVQTDHAPLQYLDRARTVSGRLTRSKRSVPEKACSTCQLRNFAIDASAQRQPEQSSREETNERSGRGPWSL